Proteins found in one Quercus robur chromosome 2, dhQueRobu3.1, whole genome shotgun sequence genomic segment:
- the LOC126713670 gene encoding zinc finger CCCH domain-containing protein 49 — translation MMLGEARHPNPTVHVPPWPTQDDPTAEIYSPYSLTSLSVNSDGNGNTSAGDYSPYYLQDVMTALQRYLPSNEADLDLDSDSGREADAPVDAYSCDHFRMFEFKVRRCARGRSHDWTECPYAHPGEKARRRDPRKYHYSGTACPDFRKGNCKKGDTCEFAHGVFECWLHPARYRTQPCKDGTSCRRRVCFFAHTPEQLRVLPPQQMQSPTPRSTVVNSVDSYDGSPLRHAIEAAKTLPFLSSPSTISPPATPPAADSPPMSPMTQSLSRSLGSGSINEVVASLRNLQLEKVKSLPSSWNVPGYGSPRGSMLRPGFCSMPTTPTRAPTRTGMGYFDVWDQGGCEEETPMERVESGRGLRAKMFEKLREENSLDRVDPGTSTSGAPDVGWVSELVK, via the coding sequence ATGATGCTCGGAGAGGCACGCCATCCCAATCCAACGGTCCACGTCCCTCCATGGCCAACTCAGGACGATCCAACGGCAGAGATTTACTCACCTTACTCGTTAACTTCCCTTTCCGTTAACTCTGACGGCAATGGCAACACCAGCGCGGGTGACTACTCGCCTTACTATCTCCAAGACGTGATGACGGCGCTGCAACGTTATTTGCCGTCAAACGAGGCGGACTTGGATTTAGACTCGGATTCGGGCCGTGAAGCGGATGCTCCGGTGGACGCGTACTCGTGCGACCATTTCAGGATGTTTGAGTTTAAGGTTAGGAGGTGCGCACGTGGGAGATCACATGACTGGACAGAGTGTCCGTACGCTCATCCGGGTGAGAAGGCCCGGAGGAGAGACCCGAGAAAGTATCACTATTCGGGTACGGCTTGCCCCGATTTCCGAAAGGGAAATTGTAAGAAAGGCGACACCTGTGAGTTCGCACACGGCGTATTTGAGTGCTGGTTACACCCGGCTCGCTATCGTACACAGCCTTGTAAAGACGGAACCAGCTGTCGTAGAAGGGTTTGTTTTTTCGCTCATACGCCTGAGCAACTCAGGGTTCTGCCACCTCAGCAGATGCAAAGTCCAACTCCAAGGAGTACTGTAGTCAACTCGGTTGACTCCTATGATGGCTCGCCCTTAAGGCATGCCATCGAGGCTGCTAAAACGCTGCCCTTTTTGTCTTCTCCGTCTACGATTTCTCCTCCGGCGACTCCTCCGGCGGCCGATTCTCCTCCCATGTCGCCGATGACTCAGTCGCTGAGTCGTtcactcggttcgggttcgatcAACGAAGTGGTGGCTTCTTTGAGGAACTTGCAGCTAGAAAAGGTTAAGTCATTGCCTTCCTCATGGAACGTTCCCGGGTACGGGTCTCCCAGAGGATCCATGCTCCGACCCGGATTTTGTAGCATGCCTACTACTCCGACCCGAGCACCAACCCGTACTGGAATGGGGTACTTCGATGTGTGGGACCAGGGGGGTTGCGAGGAGGAGACTCCGATGGAGAGAGTTGAGTCAGGGAGGGGGTTAAGGGCTAAGATGTTCGAGAAACTGAGAGAGGAGAATTCTCTGGATCGGGTCGACCCGGGTACATCAACAAGCGGTGCTCCGGATGTCGGATGGGTCTCGGAGCTTGTTAAGTAA